In a single window of the Thermus amyloliquefaciens genome:
- a CDS encoding NADH-quinone oxidoreductase subunit N, which yields MTLVLLSSFAVALTLLGFFVSVPLFKRLTILGLSLALLALLLTWGQPFALGPYQLDGVARVFTLLALLGALWTVGLVRTRRFEFHLLVLYAALGMHLLASTKNLILMLVALEALSLPLYALATWRRGAGLEAALKYFLLGALAAAFFLYGTALHFGATGSLEAGTPGEGPLYALALGLLLVGLGFKVALAPFHFWTPDVYQGSPTPVVLFMATGVKAAAFAALLRVAAPGVPEALGLLIALSVVLGNLAALGQKEAKRLLAYSSIAHAGYMALALYTGNAQALGFYLLTYVLATGLAFAVLSEISPDQVPLERIKGLFHQDPLLGLGLFVSSLSLLGLPPLAGFWGKYLVFSEAAKAGQWGLLVLALLTSAVSAYYYLALGLAVFQKGAAEARPRPLARSVAFGVALLLILLGLIPGALLPALAAS from the coding sequence ATGACCCTTGTGCTGCTGAGCTCCTTCGCCGTGGCCCTCACCCTTTTGGGCTTCTTCGTTTCGGTGCCCCTTTTCAAACGGCTCACCATCCTGGGGCTCTCCTTGGCCCTCCTGGCCCTCCTTCTCACCTGGGGTCAGCCCTTCGCCCTCGGCCCCTACCAGCTGGACGGCGTCGCCCGGGTCTTCACCCTGCTTGCCCTTTTGGGGGCCCTCTGGACCGTGGGGTTGGTGCGCACCCGGCGGTTTGAATTCCATCTCCTGGTCCTCTACGCCGCCTTGGGCATGCACCTCCTGGCCTCCACCAAAAACCTCATCCTGATGCTGGTGGCCCTCGAGGCCCTCTCCTTGCCCCTTTACGCCCTGGCCACCTGGCGGCGGGGGGCGGGCCTGGAGGCGGCCTTGAAGTACTTCCTCCTGGGGGCCTTGGCGGCCGCCTTCTTCCTCTACGGCACCGCCCTCCACTTTGGGGCCACGGGGAGCCTCGAGGCGGGAACCCCTGGGGAGGGCCCCCTTTACGCCTTGGCCCTGGGCCTTCTCCTGGTGGGCCTGGGCTTCAAGGTGGCCCTGGCCCCCTTCCACTTCTGGACCCCGGACGTCTACCAGGGTAGCCCCACCCCGGTGGTGCTCTTCATGGCCACGGGGGTGAAGGCGGCCGCCTTTGCGGCCCTGCTCCGGGTGGCCGCCCCGGGTGTCCCTGAGGCCCTAGGCCTCCTCATCGCCCTCTCCGTGGTCCTGGGGAACCTGGCCGCCCTGGGCCAGAAGGAGGCCAAGCGGCTCCTCGCCTACAGCTCCATCGCCCATGCGGGGTACATGGCCTTGGCGCTTTACACGGGGAACGCCCAAGCCCTGGGCTTTTACCTCCTCACCTATGTGCTGGCCACGGGGCTGGCCTTCGCGGTCCTCTCGGAGATCTCCCCCGACCAGGTGCCCCTGGAGAGGATCAAGGGCCTTTTCCACCAGGACCCGCTCCTGGGCTTGGGCCTCTTCGTCTCCTCCCTTTCCCTCCTGGGCCTGCCTCCCCTGGCGGGCTTTTGGGGCAAGTACCTGGTCTTTAGCGAGGCGGCCAAGGCGGGCCAGTGGGGGCTTTTGGTGCTGGCCCTCCTCACCAGCGCCGTGAGCGCCTACTACTATCTGGCCCTGGGCCTGGCCGTGTTCCAGAAGGGCGCGGCCGAGGCCCGCCCCCGTCCCTTGGCCCGGAGCGTGGCCTTCGGGGTGGCGCTCCTCCTCATCCTGCTAGGCCTCATCCCCGGGGCCCTTCTCCCCGCCCTGGCCGCAAGCTGA
- a CDS encoding complex I subunit 4 family protein — MVILAILLPVVFGILLLLGLPRTLGVLGGALSFLLNLYLFLTHPGGVAHEVTLPLLPGLGVYWAFGLDGLAALFFLTIGLTVFLGALVAQVEGRFLGLALLMSGLLLGLFAARDLLVFYLFFEAALIPALLMLFLYGGEGRVKALYTFLLFTLAGSLPMLAAILAVKALGGSPSFLLEDLLAHPVGEGAAFWVFLGFALAFAIKTPLFPLHAWLPPFHQENHPSGLADALGTLYKVGVFAFFRFAIPLAPGGFAELQGLLLFLAALSALYGAWVAFSAKDFKTLLAYAGVSHMGVAALGVFSGTPEGALGGLYLLAASGVYTGGLFLLAGRLHARLHTLEIGRFRGLAESAPGLSALALFLFLAMVGLPGLSGFPGELMTLLGAYKTSPWLTALAFLSVIAGAAYALTAFQKVFWEVGGQRTEDLKGREWPFAVLAVAALVLMGIFPGFFVKGLKPLAEAFAKILGGGA; from the coding sequence GTGGTAATCCTGGCGATTCTTCTACCCGTTGTCTTCGGCATCCTCCTCCTTTTGGGCCTTCCCCGCACCCTGGGGGTCCTGGGCGGGGCCTTAAGCTTCCTCCTCAACCTGTACCTCTTCCTCACCCACCCGGGGGGGGTGGCCCATGAGGTAACCCTTCCCCTGCTTCCTGGGCTCGGGGTTTACTGGGCCTTTGGGCTAGACGGGCTTGCCGCCCTATTCTTTCTCACCATCGGCCTCACCGTCTTCCTGGGGGCTTTGGTGGCGCAGGTGGAAGGCCGGTTCTTGGGCCTGGCCCTCCTCATGTCCGGCCTTCTCCTGGGGCTTTTCGCCGCCCGGGACCTTTTGGTCTTCTACCTTTTCTTTGAGGCGGCCCTCATCCCCGCCCTCCTCATGCTCTTCCTCTATGGCGGTGAGGGGCGGGTTAAGGCCCTTTACACCTTCCTCCTCTTCACCCTGGCGGGGTCTTTGCCCATGCTGGCCGCCATCCTGGCGGTGAAGGCCCTGGGGGGAAGCCCCAGCTTCCTCCTCGAGGACCTCCTGGCCCACCCGGTTGGGGAAGGCGCCGCCTTCTGGGTATTTCTGGGCTTCGCCCTGGCCTTCGCCATCAAAACGCCCCTTTTCCCCCTGCACGCCTGGCTTCCCCCGTTCCACCAGGAAAACCACCCCTCGGGGCTGGCGGACGCCCTGGGCACCCTGTACAAGGTGGGGGTCTTCGCCTTCTTCCGCTTCGCCATCCCCCTCGCCCCTGGGGGCTTTGCGGAGCTCCAGGGGCTTCTCCTCTTCCTGGCGGCCCTCTCCGCCCTCTACGGCGCCTGGGTGGCCTTCTCCGCCAAGGACTTCAAGACCCTTTTGGCCTACGCCGGGGTTTCCCACATGGGGGTGGCGGCCTTGGGGGTCTTCTCCGGCACCCCGGAAGGCGCCTTGGGGGGGCTTTACCTCCTGGCGGCCAGCGGCGTCTACACGGGAGGGCTCTTCCTCCTGGCAGGCCGGCTGCACGCGCGGCTTCACACCCTGGAGATCGGCCGGTTCCGGGGCCTGGCCGAAAGCGCCCCCGGCCTGAGCGCCCTGGCCCTCTTCCTCTTCCTGGCCATGGTGGGGCTTCCCGGCCTTTCCGGCTTTCCTGGGGAGCTTATGACCCTCCTCGGCGCCTACAAGACCAGCCCCTGGCTCACCGCCCTCGCCTTCCTCTCGGTGATCGCCGGGGCCGCCTATGCCCTTACCGCCTTCCAGAAGGTCTTCTGGGAGGTGGGTGGCCAAAGGACGGAGGACCTGAAGGGGAGGGAGTGGCCCTTTGCCGTCCTGGCGGTGGCCGCCTTGGTCCTCATGGGGATCTTCCCCGGGTTCTTCGTAAAGGGCCTTAAGCCCCTGGCGGAGGCCTTTGCCAAGATCCTCGGAGGTGGCGCATGA
- the nuoL gene encoding NADH-quinone oxidoreductase subunit L, whose product MWLLVTVLLPLLGFALLGLLGKRMREPLPGVIASLLVLASFLVGTGLLLAGGARFEAEWLPGIPFSLLLDNLSGFMLLIVTGVGFLIHVYAIGYMAGDPGYSRFFAYFNFFIAMMLTLVLADSYPVMFIGWEGVGLASFLLIGFWYKNAQYADSARKAFIVNRIGDLGFMLGMAILWALYGTLSISELKEALEGPLKNPSLLALAGLLLFLGAVGKSAQVPLMVWLPDAMAGPTPVSALIHAATMVTAGVYLVARSSFLYANLPDVSYTIAVIGLLTALYGALSAFGQTDIKKIVAYSTISQLGYMFLAAGVGAYWVALFHVFTHAFFKALLFLASGSVIHALGGEQDVRKMGGLWKHLPQTRWHGLIGALALGGLPLLSGFWSKDAILTATLTYPFGGLGFYLGALFVAVLTAMYAMRWFVLVFLGEERGHHHPHEAPAVMLWPNHLLALGSVLAGYLALPHPLPNLLEPFLKPTLAEVEAHHLSVGAEWGLIALSGAVALLGLWLGYTFFQRKAFPAWYLTFEAWSRESFFVDRVYNALLVNPLKALAEALFAGDTGLLRGYFGLGGAVRNLGQGIARLQTGYLRVYALLFVLGALVLLGVMRW is encoded by the coding sequence ATGTGGCTTCTTGTGACCGTTCTCCTGCCCCTTTTGGGCTTCGCCCTTCTAGGGCTTTTGGGAAAGCGGATGCGCGAACCCCTACCCGGGGTCATCGCCTCGCTTTTGGTCCTGGCCTCCTTCCTGGTGGGGACAGGGCTTCTCCTGGCCGGGGGGGCCCGCTTTGAGGCGGAGTGGCTCCCGGGAATCCCCTTCAGCCTCCTCTTGGACAACCTCTCGGGCTTCATGCTCCTCATCGTCACCGGGGTGGGCTTCCTCATCCACGTCTACGCCATCGGCTACATGGCGGGGGACCCGGGCTACAGCCGCTTCTTTGCCTACTTCAACTTCTTCATCGCCATGATGCTCACCCTGGTCCTGGCCGACAGCTACCCGGTGATGTTCATCGGCTGGGAGGGGGTGGGCCTGGCCAGCTTCCTCCTCATCGGCTTCTGGTACAAGAACGCCCAGTACGCCGACTCCGCCCGCAAGGCCTTCATCGTGAACCGCATCGGGGACCTGGGCTTCATGCTGGGCATGGCCATCCTCTGGGCCCTTTACGGCACGCTTTCCATCAGCGAGCTCAAGGAAGCCCTGGAAGGCCCCCTGAAGAACCCGAGCCTCCTGGCCCTGGCGGGCCTCCTCCTCTTCCTGGGGGCGGTGGGGAAAAGCGCCCAGGTGCCCCTCATGGTCTGGCTTCCCGACGCCATGGCCGGCCCCACCCCCGTTTCCGCCCTCATCCACGCGGCCACCATGGTGACCGCCGGGGTCTACCTGGTGGCCAGGAGCTCCTTCCTCTACGCCAACCTCCCCGACGTTTCCTACACCATCGCCGTCATAGGCCTCCTCACCGCCCTTTACGGAGCCCTTTCCGCCTTTGGCCAGACCGATATCAAGAAGATCGTGGCCTACTCGACCATCAGCCAGCTGGGCTACATGTTCCTGGCGGCGGGGGTAGGGGCCTACTGGGTGGCCCTCTTCCACGTCTTCACCCACGCCTTCTTCAAGGCCCTCCTCTTCCTGGCCTCGGGAAGCGTGATCCACGCCCTGGGCGGGGAACAGGACGTGCGCAAGATGGGCGGGCTTTGGAAGCACCTGCCCCAGACCCGGTGGCACGGGCTCATCGGGGCCTTGGCCCTGGGAGGCCTTCCCCTTCTCTCCGGCTTCTGGTCCAAGGACGCCATCCTCACCGCCACCCTCACCTACCCCTTCGGCGGGTTGGGCTTTTACCTGGGGGCACTCTTCGTGGCGGTGCTCACCGCCATGTACGCCATGCGCTGGTTCGTCCTGGTCTTCCTGGGGGAGGAGCGGGGCCACCACCACCCCCACGAGGCCCCCGCGGTGATGCTCTGGCCCAACCACCTCCTGGCCCTGGGCTCGGTGCTGGCGGGGTACCTGGCCCTGCCCCATCCCCTGCCCAATCTCCTCGAGCCCTTCCTCAAGCCCACCTTGGCGGAGGTGGAGGCCCACCACCTCTCCGTGGGCGCCGAATGGGGCCTCATCGCCCTCTCGGGGGCGGTGGCCCTCTTGGGGCTTTGGCTCGGCTATACCTTCTTCCAGCGAAAGGCCTTCCCCGCCTGGTACCTCACCTTTGAGGCCTGGAGCCGGGAAAGCTTCTTTGTCGACCGGGTGTACAACGCCCTCCTGGTGAACCCCCTGAAGGCCCTAGCGGAAGCCCTCTTCGCGGGGGATACGGGCCTTCTGCGGGGCTATTTCGGCCTCGGCGGGGCGGTGCGGAACCTGGGCCAAGGGATCGCCCGCCTGCAGACCGGTTACCTAAGGGTCTACGCCCTGCTCTTCGTGCTGGGCGCTTTGGTGCTACTGGGGGTGATGCGGTGGTAA
- the nuoK gene encoding NADH-quinone oxidoreductase subunit NuoK — MSYLYASALLFALGVYGVLTRRTAILVFLSIELMLNAANLSLVGFARAFGLEGQVAALMVIAIAAAEVAVGLGLIVSIFRQRESTAVDDLSELRG, encoded by the coding sequence GTGAGCTACCTTTACGCCTCCGCCCTGCTCTTCGCCCTGGGGGTCTATGGGGTCTTGACCCGCAGGACCGCCATTTTGGTCTTCCTCTCCATCGAGCTCATGCTGAATGCCGCCAACCTCTCCCTGGTGGGCTTCGCCCGGGCCTTCGGCCTGGAGGGGCAGGTGGCCGCCCTCATGGTCATCGCCATCGCCGCCGCCGAGGTGGCGGTGGGCCTCGGCCTCATCGTGTCCATCTTCCGCCAGCGGGAGAGCACCGCGGTGGACGATCTATCGGAGCTTAGGGGGTAA
- a CDS encoding NADH-quinone oxidoreductase subunit J family protein, translated as MSPWEALAVLLLLATGVLVVSLRNAIHAALALIANFLVLAGVYMALDARFLGFIQIIVYAGAIVVLFLFVIMLLYAAQGEVGFDPLVRSRPLAALLALGVALVLLSGLWGLNLAFTQDLKGGLPQALGPLLYGDWLLVLLAVGFLLMAATVVAVALVQPARPLDALSPEERKEEKEVVR; from the coding sequence GTGAGCCCTTGGGAAGCCTTGGCCGTACTCCTGCTCCTCGCCACCGGGGTCCTGGTGGTGAGCCTGCGAAACGCCATCCACGCCGCCTTGGCCCTCATCGCCAACTTCCTGGTCCTGGCCGGGGTGTACATGGCCCTGGACGCCCGCTTCCTGGGCTTCATTCAGATCATCGTCTACGCCGGGGCCATCGTGGTCCTCTTCCTCTTCGTGATCATGCTCCTCTACGCCGCCCAGGGGGAGGTGGGCTTTGACCCCCTGGTGCGAAGCCGTCCCCTGGCGGCCCTCCTGGCCCTGGGGGTAGCCTTGGTCCTCCTCTCGGGGCTTTGGGGCCTGAACCTGGCCTTCACCCAGGATTTGAAGGGGGGCCTGCCCCAGGCCCTGGGGCCCCTCCTTTACGGGGACTGGCTCTTGGTGCTTCTGGCGGTGGGCTTCCTCCTCATGGCGGCCACGGTGGTGGCGGTGGCCCTGGTGCAACCCGCCCGCCCCCTGGATGCCCTGAGCCCTGAGGAGCGCAAGGAGGAGAAGGAGGTGGTGCGGTGA
- the nuoI gene encoding NADH-quinone oxidoreductase subunit NuoI, with protein sequence MTLKALAQSLGITLKYLFSKPVTVPYPDAPVALKPRFHGRHVLTRHPNGLEKCIGCSLCAAACPAYAIYVEPAENDPENPVSAGERYAKVYEINMLRCIFCGLCEEACPTGAIVLGYDFEMADYEYSDLIYGKEDMLVDVVGTKPQRREAKITGKAVKPGYVVPYVRPELEGFKAPTEGGKR encoded by the coding sequence ATGACCCTTAAGGCCCTGGCCCAGAGCCTCGGCATCACCCTCAAGTACCTGTTCTCCAAGCCGGTAACCGTCCCCTATCCCGACGCCCCCGTGGCCCTCAAGCCCCGTTTCCACGGCCGCCACGTGCTCACCCGCCACCCCAATGGCCTGGAGAAGTGCATCGGCTGCTCCCTCTGCGCCGCCGCCTGCCCCGCCTACGCCATCTACGTGGAGCCCGCAGAAAACGACCCGGAGAACCCGGTCTCGGCGGGAGAGCGCTACGCCAAGGTCTACGAGATCAACATGCTCCGGTGCATCTTCTGCGGGCTTTGTGAGGAGGCCTGCCCCACCGGGGCCATCGTGCTGGGCTACGATTTTGAGATGGCCGACTACGAGTACTCCGACCTCATCTACGGCAAGGAGGACATGCTGGTGGACGTGGTGGGCACCAAGCCCCAGCGCCGGGAGGCCAAGATCACCGGTAAGGCGGTGAAGCCCGGCTACGTGGTGCCCTACGTGCGGCCCGAGTTGGAGGGCTTCAAGGCCCCCACGGAAGGAGGGAAGCGGTGA
- the nuoH gene encoding NADH-quinone oxidoreductase subunit NuoH has protein sequence MSYPVDPYWMVALKAFLVVVGLLTAFAFMTLIERRLLARFQVRLGPNRVGPFGLFQPIADAIKSIFKEDLVVERADKVLFVLAPLIGVVFALLAFGAIPFGPPGSFFGYQPWVLNLDLGLLYLFAVSEMAIYGIFLAGWASGSKYSLLGSLRSSASLISYELGLGMALLSPVLLVGSLNLNDIVNWQKEHGWLALYAFPAFLLYAIAALAEAARTPFDLPEAEQELVGGYHTEYSSIKWALFQMTEYIHFITASALIPTLFLGGWTMPFLEVPYLWMFLKIAFFLFLFIWIRATWFRLRYDQLLRFGWGFLFPVALVWFLVTALVVALDLPRSYLLYLSLAALLALLGAVMFSPKPARKGGGA, from the coding sequence ATGAGCTACCCCGTGGACCCTTACTGGATGGTGGCCCTGAAGGCCTTTTTGGTGGTGGTGGGCCTCCTCACCGCCTTCGCCTTCATGACCCTCATTGAGCGCCGCCTGCTCGCCCGCTTCCAGGTCCGCCTGGGCCCCAACCGGGTGGGGCCCTTTGGCCTCTTCCAGCCCATCGCCGACGCCATCAAGAGCATCTTCAAGGAGGACCTGGTGGTGGAGCGGGCGGACAAGGTGCTTTTTGTCCTGGCCCCTTTGATCGGCGTGGTCTTTGCCCTCTTGGCCTTTGGGGCCATCCCCTTCGGCCCCCCGGGAAGCTTCTTCGGCTACCAGCCCTGGGTCCTGAACCTGGACCTGGGCCTCCTTTACCTCTTCGCCGTGAGCGAGATGGCTATCTACGGGATCTTCCTGGCGGGCTGGGCCTCGGGAAGCAAGTACAGCCTCCTGGGCTCCTTGCGCTCCTCCGCCAGCCTCATCTCCTACGAGCTGGGCCTGGGCATGGCCCTCCTCTCCCCCGTGCTCCTGGTGGGAAGCCTCAACCTGAACGACATCGTGAACTGGCAGAAGGAACACGGCTGGCTAGCCCTCTACGCCTTCCCCGCCTTCCTCCTCTACGCCATCGCCGCCCTGGCGGAGGCCGCCCGCACCCCCTTTGACCTGCCCGAGGCGGAGCAGGAGCTGGTGGGGGGGTACCACACGGAGTACAGCTCCATCAAGTGGGCCCTGTTCCAGATGACCGAGTACATCCACTTCATCACCGCCAGCGCCCTGATCCCCACCCTCTTCCTGGGGGGTTGGACCATGCCCTTCCTCGAGGTGCCCTACCTCTGGATGTTCCTCAAGATCGCCTTCTTCCTCTTCCTCTTCATCTGGATCCGGGCCACCTGGTTCCGGTTGCGCTACGATCAGCTTCTGCGCTTTGGCTGGGGCTTCCTCTTCCCGGTGGCCCTGGTCTGGTTCCTGGTGACCGCCTTGGTGGTGGCCCTGGACCTTCCCCGCTCCTACCTCCTCTACCTCTCCTTGGCCGCCCTCTTGGCCCTTCTGGGGGCGGTGATGTTTAGCCCCAAACCCGCCCGTAAAGGAGGTGGCGCATGA
- the nuoG gene encoding NADH-quinone oxidoreductase subunit NuoG: protein MVRVKVNDRIVEVPPGTSVMDAVFHAGYDVPLFCSEKHLSPIGACRMCLVRIGLPKRGPDGKPLLNERGEPEIAWQPKLAASCVTAVADGMVVDTLSEVVREAQAGMVEFTLLNHPLDCPTCDKGGACELQDRTVEYGLYEKYYQKEPLALPVYTRFEFTRRHVDKHHPLSPFVVLDRERCIHCKRCVRYFEEIPGDEVLDFIERGGHTFIGTMDFGLPSGFSGNITDICPVGALLDLTARFRARNWEMEETPTTCALCSVGCGITADTRSGELLRIRAREVPEVNEIWLCDAGRFGHEWADQDRLKTPLVRKGGRLQEATWEEAFAAIREGLAGARRQEVGIYLGHDATLEEGLMAAELAKALATPHLDFQGRTAAPASLFAPATLEELLRADFALVLGDPTEEAPLLHLRLSEFVRDLKPPQRFAHGTPFADLSIKERMPRRLDKMALFAPYRTPLMKWAAIHQVHAPGEEREILLALLGEKEGGEAVQRAKKAWEKAQSPVLILGAGVLQDAVAAERARLLAERKGAKVLAMTPAANARGLEAMGVWPGEGGAAWDEPGSPYAYYGYVPPEEALKGKRFLLMHLSHLHPLAERYADVVLPAPTFYEKRGHVVNLEGRVLPLSPAPIENGEAEGALQVLALLAEALGVKPPFRLQREAEREMRARKVPPPMGLLAHRTRALRPKGQEGQVYLKPTMWREKQLTGRVRQAVRPELWVHPETARAEALPEGGQVAVEGPMGQVVAQVVFREDLPKGFLYLSALSPLAGRRVQARLLVPAGGEA from the coding sequence GTGGTCAGGGTCAAGGTGAACGACCGGATCGTGGAGGTACCCCCGGGGACCAGCGTCATGGACGCGGTCTTCCATGCGGGGTACGACGTGCCCCTCTTCTGCTCGGAGAAGCACCTCTCCCCCATCGGGGCCTGCCGCATGTGCCTGGTCCGGATCGGCCTCCCCAAGCGGGGCCCGGACGGCAAGCCCCTGCTGAACGAAAGGGGGGAGCCCGAGATCGCCTGGCAACCCAAGCTGGCGGCCAGCTGCGTCACCGCCGTGGCGGACGGGATGGTGGTGGACACCCTCTCCGAGGTGGTGCGGGAGGCCCAGGCGGGGATGGTGGAGTTCACCCTCCTCAACCACCCCCTGGACTGCCCCACCTGCGACAAGGGCGGGGCCTGTGAGCTCCAGGACCGCACGGTGGAGTACGGGCTTTACGAGAAGTACTACCAGAAGGAGCCCCTGGCCCTCCCCGTCTACACCCGCTTTGAGTTCACCCGCCGCCACGTGGACAAGCACCACCCCCTCTCCCCCTTCGTGGTGCTGGACCGGGAGCGGTGCATCCACTGCAAGCGTTGCGTGCGCTACTTTGAGGAAATCCCCGGGGACGAGGTGCTGGACTTCATCGAGCGGGGAGGGCACACCTTCATCGGCACCATGGACTTCGGCCTCCCCTCGGGGTTCTCCGGGAACATCACCGACATCTGCCCGGTGGGGGCCCTTCTGGACCTCACGGCCCGCTTCCGGGCCCGCAACTGGGAGATGGAGGAGACCCCCACCACCTGCGCCCTCTGCAGCGTGGGGTGCGGCATCACCGCGGACACCCGTAGCGGGGAACTCCTAAGGATCCGGGCCCGGGAGGTGCCCGAGGTGAACGAGATCTGGCTCTGCGACGCGGGCCGCTTCGGCCACGAGTGGGCGGACCAGGACCGCCTCAAGACCCCCCTGGTGCGCAAGGGCGGGAGGCTCCAGGAGGCCACCTGGGAGGAGGCCTTCGCCGCCATCCGGGAGGGCCTTGCGGGGGCCAGGAGGCAGGAGGTGGGGATCTACCTGGGCCACGACGCCACCCTCGAGGAGGGCCTCATGGCGGCGGAGCTGGCCAAGGCCCTCGCCACCCCCCACCTGGACTTCCAGGGCCGCACCGCCGCCCCGGCCAGCCTCTTTGCGCCCGCCACCCTGGAGGAACTCCTGCGGGCCGACTTCGCCCTGGTCCTGGGGGACCCCACGGAGGAGGCCCCCCTCCTCCACCTGCGCCTTTCCGAGTTCGTGCGCGACCTCAAGCCCCCCCAGCGCTTCGCCCACGGCACCCCCTTCGCCGACCTCTCCATCAAGGAGAGGATGCCCAGGCGCCTGGACAAGATGGCCCTGTTTGCCCCCTACCGCACCCCCCTCATGAAATGGGCGGCCATCCACCAGGTCCATGCCCCCGGGGAGGAGCGGGAGATCCTCTTGGCCCTCCTGGGGGAGAAGGAGGGGGGCGAGGCGGTGCAAAGGGCCAAGAAGGCCTGGGAGAAGGCGCAAAGCCCCGTCCTCATCCTGGGGGCGGGCGTCCTCCAGGACGCGGTGGCCGCCGAGCGGGCAAGGCTCCTCGCGGAGCGCAAGGGGGCCAAGGTCCTGGCCATGACCCCGGCGGCCAACGCCCGGGGCCTCGAGGCCATGGGGGTCTGGCCCGGGGAAGGGGGTGCCGCCTGGGACGAGCCCGGAAGCCCCTACGCCTACTACGGCTATGTACCCCCGGAGGAGGCCCTTAAGGGCAAACGCTTCCTCCTGATGCACCTAAGCCACCTCCACCCCCTGGCGGAACGGTACGCAGACGTGGTCCTCCCCGCCCCCACCTTCTACGAAAAGCGGGGGCACGTGGTGAACCTGGAAGGCCGCGTCCTCCCCCTCTCCCCTGCCCCCATAGAGAACGGGGAGGCGGAGGGCGCCCTGCAGGTGCTGGCCCTCCTGGCGGAGGCCCTGGGGGTGAAGCCCCCCTTCCGCCTCCAGCGGGAGGCGGAGCGGGAGATGAGGGCGAGAAAGGTACCCCCTCCCATGGGCCTCCTCGCCCACCGCACCCGGGCCCTGCGGCCTAAGGGACAGGAGGGCCAGGTCTACCTCAAGCCCACCATGTGGCGGGAGAAGCAGCTCACGGGCAGGGTGCGGCAGGCGGTCCGCCCCGAACTCTGGGTCCATCCCGAAACCGCCCGGGCCGAGGCCCTGCCCGAAGGGGGCCAGGTGGCGGTGGAGGGCCCCATGGGCCAGGTGGTGGCCCAGGTGGTCTTCCGGGAAGACCTGCCCAAGGGCTTCCTCTACCTCTCCGCCCTTTCGCCCCTCGCCGGTCGGCGGGTCCAGGCCAGGCTCCTGGTGCCCGCGGGAGGTGAAGCATGA
- the nuoF gene encoding NADH-quinone oxidoreductase subunit NuoF: MTGPIVSGLDPRFERTLYAHVGKEGSWTLDYYLKHGGYETAKRVLREKTPEEVIEEVKRSGLRGRGGAGFPTGVKWSFMPKDGKQHYLICNADESEPGSFKDRYILEDVPHLLLEGMILAGYAIRATVGYIYVRGEYRKAADRLEAAIREARERGYLGENLFGSGFSFNVHVHRGAGAYICGEETALMNSLEGLRANPRLKPPFPAQSGLWGKPTTINNVETLASVVPILERGADWFASMGTEGSKGMKLYQISGPVRRPGVYELPMGTTFRELIYEWAGGPLEPIQALIPGGSSTPPLPFTEEVLDTPMSYEHLQAQGSMLGTGGVILIPERVSMVDAMWNVTRFYAHESCGKCTPCREGVAGFMVNLFAKIGSGQGEEKDVENLEALLPLIEGRSFCPLADAAVWPVKGSLRHFKDQYLALARERKPVPRVSLWR, encoded by the coding sequence ATGACCGGACCCATCGTGTCTGGACTGGACCCCCGCTTTGAGCGGACCCTCTACGCCCACGTGGGGAAGGAGGGGAGCTGGACCCTGGACTACTACCTGAAGCACGGGGGGTACGAAACGGCCAAGCGGGTCCTAAGGGAGAAGACCCCAGAGGAGGTCATCGAGGAGGTGAAGCGCTCGGGCCTCAGGGGCCGGGGCGGGGCGGGCTTCCCCACCGGGGTGAAGTGGAGCTTCATGCCCAAGGACGGGAAGCAGCACTACCTCATCTGCAACGCCGACGAGTCCGAGCCGGGAAGCTTCAAGGACCGGTACATCCTGGAGGACGTGCCCCACCTGCTCCTCGAGGGCATGATCCTGGCGGGCTACGCCATAAGGGCCACGGTGGGGTACATCTACGTGCGCGGGGAGTACCGCAAGGCGGCGGACCGCCTGGAGGCGGCCATCCGGGAGGCCCGCGAGCGGGGCTACCTGGGGGAGAACCTCTTCGGCAGCGGCTTCTCCTTCAACGTCCACGTGCACCGGGGGGCCGGGGCCTACATCTGCGGGGAGGAGACCGCCCTCATGAACTCCCTGGAGGGCTTGCGGGCCAACCCCCGCCTCAAGCCCCCCTTCCCCGCCCAATCGGGGCTTTGGGGCAAGCCCACCACCATCAACAACGTGGAGACCCTGGCCTCGGTGGTGCCCATCCTGGAGCGGGGCGCCGACTGGTTCGCCAGCATGGGCACGGAGGGGTCCAAGGGGATGAAGCTTTACCAGATCTCCGGGCCCGTAAGGCGGCCGGGGGTCTATGAACTCCCCATGGGCACCACCTTCCGGGAACTCATCTACGAGTGGGCGGGAGGGCCCTTGGAGCCCATCCAGGCCCTCATCCCCGGGGGGTCCTCCACCCCGCCCCTCCCCTTCACCGAGGAGGTGCTGGACACCCCCATGAGCTACGAGCACCTCCAGGCCCAGGGCTCCATGCTGGGCACCGGGGGGGTGATCCTGATCCCGGAGCGGGTGAGCATGGTGGACGCCATGTGGAACGTGACCCGCTTCTACGCCCACGAGTCCTGCGGCAAGTGCACCCCCTGCCGGGAAGGGGTGGCGGGCTTCATGGTGAACCTCTTCGCCAAGATCGGCAGCGGCCAGGGGGAGGAGAAGGACGTGGAGAACCTGGAGGCCCTCCTCCCCCTCATCGAGGGCCGGAGCTTCTGCCCCCTGGCGGATGCCGCCGTCTGGCCGGTGAAGGGCTCGCTTAGGCACTTTAAGGACCAGTACCTGGCCCTGGCGCGGGAGAGGAAGCCCGTGCCCAGGGTGAGCCTTTGGAGGTGA